A single genomic interval of Arachis duranensis cultivar V14167 chromosome 7, aradu.V14167.gnm2.J7QH, whole genome shotgun sequence harbors:
- the LOC107457651 gene encoding probable LRR receptor-like serine/threonine-protein kinase At3g47570, protein MIMIIFIMFLLPIASQIEYMTSAAVTMPLSSETDQTALLALKDKLTNGDSDALPSWNKSLHFCEWEGVICSRRHKRVTSLQLQNQYLGGTLAPSLGNLTFLREMSLTSINLHGQIPREVGHLKRLQILDLRQNNLHGEIPIEMINCSSLQVIILLYNNLTGEVPSWFGSMMQLTQLGLGANGFAGSIPPSLGNLSSLEKLSLAYNQLEGSITPTLGRLSTLKFLGLGVNNFSGQVPPSLYNLSNIQVLDFTENQLVGNFLSNLPMAFPNLEILLCGGNRFTGTFPSSISNLSELQQFQISKNDFYGPISPTVGSLHKLQIFNVGRNRFGNGRAHDLDFLSSLTNCTQLQKLGFYENYLGGVLPDIIGNLSTNLVLLGMALNQISGRIPEGIGKLVNLATLDMEGNFLEGTIPDSIGKLKNLGVLWLDGNKFYGNIPLVIGNLTMLSDVDLSSNKFEGLIPFTLGYCTNMQKFAAYGNNLSGNIPNQTFGNQQGLIQLFLYSNSFTGPIPSDLGNLNHLSILHLQDNKLIGEIPTRLSACSALTELVLERNSFHGSIPSFLGSLLSLEILDLSNNNFSSTIPHELVNLTFLNTLNLSFNHLSGEVPVGGAFNNVTAISLAGNKDLCGGIPQLNLPACSTLPLQKKHKRSVKKKVILIIAFGGVLISVVAFIISIYLLKKKRKRLSTPSLALQYGYVKVSYGELHQATNGFSSLNLIGTGSSGSVYRGTLVHFERPVAVKVLNLQTRGASKSFMSECKALGKMKHRNLLNILTCCSGVDYKGDDFKAIVFEFMPNGSLESLLHNNIEDSESTNRSLNLMQRVNIALDVAFALDYLHNDSEEAVVHCDVKPSNVLLDDDIVAHLGDFGLARLLHGHATSYTSSNQASSSVIKGTIGYLPPEYGAGGSVSPQGDIYSYGILLLEILTGKRPTDGMFGEDLSLHKFCKLAIPEGITEIVDSRLITLFDEGERGITQQKNMMECLVSFARIGVACSEEFPTQRMNIKDVIMELHAIKHKLLP, encoded by the exons ATGATAATGATCATCTTCATTATGTTTCTCTTACCTATTGCTTCACAAATAGAGTACATGACATCTGCTGCAGTGACCATGCCCTTGAGTTCAGAGACCGATCAGacggctttgcttgctttgaagGACAAGCTTACCAATGGAGACTCGGATGCTCTTCCATCATGGAATAAGTCACTCCATTTTTGTGAATGGGAGGGGGTAATATGCAGTCGCCGCCACAAGAGAGTCACATCCTTGCAACTACAAAATCAATATTTGGGTGGCACTCTTGCACCTTCCTTGGGAAATCTAACATTCCTCAGAGAGATGAGTCTTACTAGCATCAATTTACATGGTCAGATTCCAAGAGAAGTTGGTCATTTGAAGAGACTGCAGATTCTTGACTTGAGGCAAAATAATCTTCATGGAGAGATTCCCATAGAGATGATAAATTGTTCAAGCCTTCAAGTAATTATATTGCTATACAATAATCTAACTGGCGAAGTTCCTTCATGGTTTGGTTCTATGATGCAACTGACTCAGCTGGGGCTTGGTGCTAACGGGTTTGCTGGTAGTATACCACCTTCATTGGGAAATCTCTCATCTCTTGAGAAGTTGTCACTTGCATACAATCAATTGGAAGGAAGCATAACTCCAACTTTGGGTAGGTTGTCAACTTTGAAATTTTTGGGTTTGGGTGTAAATAATTTTTCTGGTCAAGTTCCTCCTTCACTTTATAACCTTTCAAATATTCAAGTTCTTGATTTCACGGAAAACCAGTTAGTGGGTAATTTTCTCTCAAATTTACCTATGGCTTTTCCCAATCTTGAGATACTTTTGTGTGGAGGGAACCGATTCACCGGTACTTTTCCGTCTTCAATATCCAACCTTTCTGAGCTGCAACAGTTTCAAATATCCAAAAATGATTTTTATGGACCAATTTCTCCTACCGTAGGAAGTTTACACAAACTCCAGATATTTAATGTTGGACGGAATAGATTCGGAAATGGAAGAGCTCATGATTTGGATTTTCTTTCCTCATTGACTAATTGCACTCAATTGCAGAAATTAGGCTTTTATGAAAATTATTTAGGTGGAGTATTGCCAGATATCATAGGCAACTTATCAACCAATCTCGTTTTGCTTGGTATGGCTTTGAATCAAATATCTGGAAGGATACCAGAAGGAATTGGAAAACTAGTCAACCTAGCAACACTTGATATGGAGGGGAATTTTCTTGAGGGAACAATCCCAGATTCAATAGGAAAGCTAAAAAATCTTGGAGTGTTGTGGTTGGATGGAAATAAGTTCTATGGCAACATCCCTCTTGTCATTGGTAACCTTACTATGCTGTCTGACGTTGATCTGAGCTCAAATAAATTTGAAGGACTCATTCCCTTTACACTTGGATACTGCACCAACATGCAAAAATTTGCTGCATATGGAAACAACTTAAGTGGTAATATACCCAATCAAACATTTGGCAACCAGCAAGGCTTAATACAGTTGTTTCTATACTCCAACTCTTTTACCGGCCCCATTCCTTCTGATCTTGGAAACTTGAACCATCTTTCCATCTTGCATTTACAAGATAACAAGCTCATTGGTGAGATTCCCACGAGACTTAGTGCTTGCTCTGCTTTAACAGAGCTCGTACTAGAAAGAAACTCATTCCATGGAAGTATACCTTCATTCTTGGGATCTCTACTATCCCTTGAAATCTTGGACCTTTCTAATAACAACTTCTCAAGCACAATCCCACATGAACTTGTGAATCTCACGTTTCTGAATACTTTGAACTTATCTTTTAACCATCTCTCTGGTGAGGTCCCGGTAGGAGGGGCATTCAATAATGTCACAGCAATATCACTTGCCGGAAACAAAGATCTTTGTGGTGGGATACCTCAATTGAATCTCCCTGCATGCTCTACGTTGCCCTTACAGAAGAAACACAAGAGATCTGTTAAAAAGAAAGTCATCCTCATAATCGCATTTGGAGGGGTTCTAATATCTGTTGTTGCTTTTATTATTAGTATATATCTTCTCAAGAAGAAGCGAAAAAGGTTATCTACTCCTTCTCTAGCTTTGCAATATGGCTATGTGAAGGTATCTTATGGAGAGCTACATCAAGCGACCAATggattttcttctttaaatttAATTGGCACAGGAAGCTCTGGCTCAGTATATAGAGGAACCCTTGTCCATTTTGAGAGACCTGTTGCTGTGAAGGTGTTGAATCTTCAAACACGCGGAGCATCGAAGAGTTTCATGTCCGAATGCAAAGCTCTAGGAAAAATGAAGCACAGAAACCTTCTCAATATATTGACCTGTTGTTCAGGTGTTGATTACAAAGGTGATGATTTCAAGGCCATAGTGTTTGAGTTCATGCCTAATGGGAGTTTAGAAAGCTTGTTGCACAACAACATTGAAGATAGCGAGTCCACAAATCGGAGTCTCAACCTGATGCAAAGAGTAAATATTGCTCTTGATGTAGCTTTTGCATTGGATTATCTTCACAATGATTCAGAGGAAGCTGTAGTTCACTGTGATGTTAAGCCAAGTAATGTTCTACTTGATGATGACATTGTTGCTCACTTGGGAGACTTTGGGTTAGCTAGGCTTCTTCATGGGCATGCCACAAGCTATACTAGTAGTAATCAAGCTAGTTCCTCTGTTATTAAGGGAACCATCGGATACCTTCCACCAG AGTATGGAGCAGGTGGATCAGTATCACCACAGGGAGACATCTATAGCTATGGAATTCTTCTTTTAGAAATACTAACCGGAAAGAGACCAACTGATGGCATGTTTGGTGAAGATCTAAGCCTACACAAATTCTGTAAACTGGCAATTCCAGAAGGAATTACTGAGATTGTTGATTCAAGATTGATAACTCTGTTTGATGAAGGAGAAAGAGGGATCACACAACAGAAAAACATGATGGAGTGTTTAGTGTCTTTTGCTAGGATTGGAGTTGCATGTTCTGAAGAGTTTCCCACTCAACGGATGAACATTAAAGATGTCATAATGGAGCTGCATGCAATTAAACACAAACTGCTTCCTTAG